The following are encoded in a window of Cottoperca gobio chromosome 20, fCotGob3.1, whole genome shotgun sequence genomic DNA:
- the LOC115025402 gene encoding carbonic anhydrase 1 has translation MSHAWGYAANNGPDKWCTDFPIADGVRQSPIDILPGASSYDKALKPLKLKYDPSNCLEILNNGHSFQVTFADDTDSSTLKEGPISGIYRLKQFHFHWGASDDKGSEHTVAGTKYPAELHLVHWNTKYASFGEAASMSDGLAVVGVFLKIGAENANLQKVLEAFKVIKAKGKQTTFADFDPSTLLPGCLDYWTYDGSLTTPPLLESVTWIVCKEPISVSCEQMAKFRGLLFSAEGEAECCMVDNYRPPQPLKGRSVRASFQ, from the exons ATGTCTCACGCTTGGGGATACGCAGCGAACAACG GACCCGACAAATGGTGTACAGACTTCCCTATTGCCGATGGAGTCCGCCAGTCTCCTATTGACATCTTACCTGGTGCATCATCATACGACAAAGCGCTGAAGCCGCTCAAGCTGAAGTACGACCCTTCCAACTGTCTTGAAATCCTCAACAACGGACATTCCTTCCAAGTGACCTTCGCAGATGACACCGACAGCTCAA cTCTGAAAGAAGGACCTATCTCAGGGATCTACAGGCTCAAGCAGTTTCATTTCCACTGGGGAGCATCCGATGACAAAGGATCTGAACATACCGTGGCCGGGACCAAGTATCCTGCTGAG CTCCATCTGGTGCACTGGAACACCAAATACGCTAGTTTTGGTGAGGCTGCTAGCATGTCTGATGGGCTCGCTGTTGTTGGAGTATTCCTGAAG ATTGGAGCTGAAAATGCCAATCTCCAGAAGGTTCTTGAAGCCTTTAAAGTCATCAAGGCCAAA GGCAAGCAGACAACTTTTGCTGACTTCGACCCGTCTACCTTGCTCCCTGGTTGCCTAGACTACTGGACATATGACGGCTCCCTGACCACACCCCCTCTGCTGGAGAGTGTTACCTGGATTGTCTGCAaagagccaatcagtgtcaGCTGTGAGCAG ATGGCCAAATTCCGCGGCCTGCTCTTCTCTGCTGAAGGTGAGGCCGAGTGCTGCATGGTGGACAACTACCGCCCTCCCCAGCCGCTCAAGGGTCGCTCTGTCCGTGCTTCCTTCCAGTAA
- the rbis gene encoding uncharacterized protein C8orf59 homolog, with product MGKNKEKGKKQRNVFQVAKKHSKHKNKTKPVTTTLKHINAVKNEKVENLNKIFTEVQREVKSISKSVAPEPKKQTQVVREPPKESVNVDNAAQLFSQL from the exons ATGgggaagaataaagaaaaggggaagaaaCAGAGGAACGTCTTTCAAGTGGCAAAGAAGCACTCCAAGCACAAGAACAAAACGAAACCTGTCACGACAACGCTCAAACAC ATCAATGCAGTGAAAAATGAGAAGGTGGAGAACCTCAATAAGATCTTCACAGAAGTCCAGAGGGAGGTTAAAAGCATTTCAAAGTCCGTCGCCCCCGAAccgaaaaaacaaacacag gttGTCAGAGAGCCACCAAAGGAATCTGTAAACGTTGATAATGCTGCTCAACTCTTCTCTCAGCTATAA
- the rad51b gene encoding DNA repair protein RAD51 homolog 2 has translation MATRMLKRSGLSNDLCEQLKRHKIESCKDLLSLTPVEVMYAAGLSYDKACVLLQSVSKAVAPPVTTALELLKQQSCCSTSLPALDKLLRGGLPRGTITEVAGPSGCGKTQMCFMLSVLATMPKSEGGLDSSVIYIDTESAFSAERLVEIAQSRFPGYFSCKERVLHMAGRVHLFRELTCQDVCNRLDRLEEDIISTGAGLIILDSVASVVRKEFDTTLPGNLMHRCNLLGHEASTLKYLAHQFNIPVFLTNQITTHLGGQGSEVDSGFVTAALGNTWSHTVNTRLIVQYVDTHQRQILIAKSPVAPFAVLNYTIEKQGICMDGDDSQETLYEGTDPGLQPIRVQTGFSYNLTT, from the coding sequence ATGGCGACTAGAATGCTGAAGCGATCCGGCCTTTCAAACGACTTATGTGAGCAACTCAAACGGCATAAAATAGAAAGTTGTAAGGACCTGTTGTCTCTGACTCCTGTTGAGGTGATGTATGCTGCGGGGCTGAGCTACGACAAGGCTTGCGTGCTGTTGCAGTCAGTGAGCAAAGCTGTTGCACCGCCAGTCACCACGGCTCTGGAGCTGTTGAAGCAACAGTCCTGTTGTTCCACTTCGTTGCCTGCTCTGGACAAACTTCTGAGAGGGGGGCTGCCCCGTGGGACCATCACTGAGGTAGCAGGGCCCTCTGGCTGTGGGAAGACtcagatgtgttttatgttgagTGTTTTGGCCACTATGCCAAAGAGTGAGGGTGGCCTGGACAGCAGTGTGATCTACATCGACACAGAGTCCGCCTTCTCCGCTGAGAGGCTGGTGGAGATCGCACAAAGCCGGTTCCCAGGTTACTTCAGCTGTAAGGAGAGAGTCCTGCACATGGCCGGGCGGGTACACCTCTTCAGGGAGCTCACCTGTCAAGATGTCTGCAACAGATTGGATAGACTAGAAGAGGACATCATCTCAACCGGAGCAGGTCTCATCATCCTGGACTCTGTGGCCTCAGTGGTGAGAAAGGAGTTTGACACAACGTTGCCCGGCAACCTGATGCACCGCTGCAACCTGCTGGGCCACGAGGCCTCCACCCTCAAATACCTGGCCCACCAGTTCAACATACCAGTGTTTCTCACCAACCAGATCACGACTCATTTGGGGGGTCAAGGATCCGAGGTGGATTCTGGGTTTGTGACAGCGGCTCTGGGCAACACGTGGAGTCACACTGTCAACACACGTCTTATTGTCCAGTATGTGGACACGCACCAGAGACAGATACTGATAGCCAAGTCACCCGTGGCTCCATTTGCTGTGCTGAACTACACTATTGAGAAGCAGGGGATCTGTATGGATGGAGACGACAGTCAGGAGACCTTGTATGAGGGCACAGATCCGGGCCTCCAGCCAATCAGGGTGCAGACTGGATTCAGCTACAACCTGACAACCTGA